A single window of Pontibacillus chungwhensis DNA harbors:
- a CDS encoding MarR family winged helix-turn-helix transcriptional regulator — MDQSQNYQAKKEDPSLKLFVVLSKASRAISDRVKEDIQTHGLNPTEFGVLELLYHQGDQPLQKIGDKILLASGSITYVVDKLQQKGLLDRKPCPKDRRITYAAITEDGRELLNTIFPSHWEQIEEITGGLTDEEKKQLIPMLKKLGKYADELK, encoded by the coding sequence GTGGATCAATCACAGAACTATCAAGCGAAAAAAGAAGATCCATCATTGAAGTTGTTTGTTGTTCTCTCTAAAGCATCTCGGGCAATTTCAGACCGTGTAAAAGAAGATATCCAAACTCATGGATTAAACCCGACGGAGTTTGGTGTATTAGAGTTGCTTTATCATCAAGGGGACCAACCATTACAAAAAATTGGTGATAAAATCTTATTAGCAAGCGGTAGTATCACCTATGTGGTCGATAAATTACAGCAAAAAGGCCTATTAGACCGAAAACCGTGCCCGAAAGATCGCCGAATTACGTACGCTGCCATCACAGAAGATGGCCGTGAATTATTGAATACAATCTTTCCGAGTCACTGGGAGCAAATCGAAGAAATTACGGGTGGCCTAACGGATGAAGAGAAAAAGCAACTGATCCCTATGCTGAAAAAGTTAGGGAAATATGCTGATGAATTAAAATAG
- a CDS encoding SDR family oxidoreductase, translating into MKVLVIGANGQVGKHVVDKLNYYNHEPVAMVRKEDQVPYFEERNVQTVIGDLEKDFSHVYNGVDAVIFAAGSGPNTGSDKTIMIDQEGAIKSMELAEEKGVSRFVLLSSMAADRPEMGPEELKHYLYAKGRADEHLRNTSLQYTIVRPGGLTNEQGTGNVQAEEHLNEGTIPREDVGNVLAFILTNDNVIGKSFDLLSGDTDVKELFA; encoded by the coding sequence ATGAAAGTACTTGTTATTGGAGCAAATGGTCAAGTTGGAAAACATGTTGTTGATAAATTAAATTACTATAACCACGAACCGGTTGCGATGGTTCGAAAGGAAGATCAGGTTCCATACTTTGAGGAGCGTAATGTTCAAACCGTGATAGGTGATTTAGAGAAAGATTTTTCTCACGTCTATAACGGGGTAGATGCGGTGATCTTCGCAGCTGGATCGGGCCCGAATACCGGATCTGATAAGACGATTATGATTGACCAGGAAGGTGCCATTAAATCAATGGAACTTGCTGAAGAAAAGGGCGTATCCCGTTTTGTACTGCTAAGTTCAATGGCGGCAGATCGTCCTGAAATGGGGCCTGAAGAGTTGAAGCATTACCTATATGCAAAAGGCCGTGCTGACGAACATCTTCGCAACACGTCCCTGCAATACACCATTGTTCGCCCGGGGGGCTTAACCAATGAACAAGGCACAGGAAACGTTCAAGCCGAAGAGCATTTAAATGAAGGAACCATTCCTCGTGAAGATGTAGGGAATGTGTTAGCTTTCATCCTCACAAATGACAATGTCATTGGTAAGAGCTTTGATTTATTAAGTGGCGACACCGATGTGAAAGAGCTATTTGCGTAA
- a CDS encoding glutaredoxin family protein: MSNQQVVVYTSNGCHHCDNVKSFMEEWNIPYTEKNISTSKEHYKEMRSNRVYGTPATYVGDQVILGFQKRKLKKVLNIDEVTSYFRQGAMGLNK, from the coding sequence GTGAGTAATCAACAAGTAGTGGTGTATACAAGTAATGGATGTCATCATTGTGACAATGTGAAGAGTTTTATGGAAGAATGGAACATTCCTTATACGGAGAAGAACATCTCCACAAGCAAAGAGCACTATAAAGAAATGCGATCCAATCGTGTATACGGTACGCCGGCTACATATGTAGGGGACCAAGTGATTTTAGGCTTTCAAAAGCGTAAGCTGAAGAAAGTGTTAAATATCGACGAGGTTACCTCTTATTTTCGACAAGGCGCTATGGGGCTAAATAAATAA